In Sorghum bicolor cultivar BTx623 chromosome 10, Sorghum_bicolor_NCBIv3, whole genome shotgun sequence, one genomic interval encodes:
- the LOC8065133 gene encoding probable xyloglucan endotransglucosylase/hydrolase protein 23, producing the protein MASRRVSLLLGVLLSYSAAVAVAVAAANFNQEFDITWGDGRGKIQDNGQLLTLTLDRTSGSGFQSRHEYLFGKIDMQLKLVPGNSAGTVTAYYLSSQGNTHDEIDFEFLGNVSGEPYTLHTNVFTQGQGQREQQFRLWFDPTKDFHTYSILWNPKHVIFMVDEMPIRDFRNLESKGVAFPKNQPMRLYSSLWNADDWATQGGRVKTDWSHAPFSASYRGFRADACVAVAGGKTRCGGGGGGGAVGTEGAGAGAPAGDWYNQELDLTLQQRMRWVQRKYMIYNYCTDPKRYPQGLPAECSMQ; encoded by the exons ATGGCGTCTCGTCGTGTGTCCCTGCTGCTGGGCGTACTGCTGTCCTactccgccgccgtcgccgtcgccgtggcggcggccaacttcaaccAGGAGTTCGACATCACGTGGGGCGACGGTCGTGGCAAGATCCAGGACAACGGGCAGCTGCTGACGCTGACGCTGGACCGGACCTCCGGGTCCGGGTTCCAGTCCAGGCACGAGTACCTCTTCGGCAAGATCGACATGCAGCTGAAGCTGGTCCCCGGCAACTCGGCCGGCACCGTCACCGCCTACTACCTGTCGTCGCAGGGCAACACCCACGATGAGATCGACTTCGAGTTCCTCGGCAACGTCTCCGGCGAGCCCTACACGCTGCACACCAACGTGTTCACCCAGGGCCAGGGACAGAGGGAGCAGCAGTTCCGCCTCTGGTTTGATCCCACCAAGGACTTCCATACCTACTCCATCCTCTGGAACCCCAAGCACGTCAT CTTCATGGTGGACGAGATGCCGATCAGGGACTTCCGGAACCTGGAGAGCAAGGGGGTGGCGTTCCCCAAGAACCAGCCGATGCGGCTCTACTCCAGCCTGTGGAACGCCGACGACTGGGCGACACAGGGCGGCCGCGTCAAGACGGACTGGTCCCACGCGCCCTTCTCCGCCTCGTACCGGGGATTCAGGGCCGACGCCTGCGTCGCAGTCGCCGGCGGCAAGAcgcgctgcggcggcggcggcggcggcggcgccgtcggCACCGAGGGCGCCGGCGCTGGAGCGCCGGCCGGGGACTGGTACAACCAGGAGCTGGACCTCACGCTGCAGCAGCGGATGCGGTGGGTGCAGCGCAAGTACATGATCTACAACTACTGCACCGACCCCAAGCGCTACCCGCAGGGCCTCCCCGCCGAGTGCTCCATGCAGTAG